The Euzebyales bacterium sequence CGCTGCTGTTCTGGTACGTGCTGCGCCTGCTCATGCGCCGCTGACCGGGCGCGGCCACCACCGACGTCCGGTGGCGGACCGTGGTAGCGGTAGTGGTGATGCCGCGTGAACCCCGCCCTGCAGTAGAGCGTCAGCGTCGCCTCGTTGTCATCCGTGGTCTGCACGTACACTCGCGTGGCGCCACCGGCACGTGCGTGGCCGAGCGCGGCGACCAACAGGTTCGTCGCGAGTCCTCGGCGCCGGTGGGCCTGCGCGACCTCGACGGCGGTGATGCCCAGCCAGCCGTCGGTGACCGCGATCCTGCAGATCGAGATCGTCTCGCCGCCCTCGGCCACGGACAGGAAACAGGGTGCGCCGGCGCGCAGCACGTCGACCGCGACCTCGGGCAGGCTGCCGCCCAGGTAGTGGTACGCATCGAGCCAGGCGAGGTCCGGGGCATCGCCGAAGGTCACCGGCGGCAGGTCGGGTCGGCTCTGCGTCCGCTCGAGGACGTCGTCGATGGCCGCGGTGAGCACGACCGCGCCCCACCGGTCCACCCAGCCGCGGTCGACCAGGCGGTCTCGCAGGGACGTGCACGCCGGCAGCGGAACCTGCACCAACGGCGGCAGGTCCCGCGTGCGGTACCAGCGGGCCACGCGGCGAAGCACGGCGTCGAGGTCATCGCCTGCGTCGCGCAGTGGCAGCGCAGCGTTCGCACGCCCGGTCCAGCCGCCACCCGCACGTAACAGCCACCCGTCGACGACCTTGGTCTCCAGCCCGGGCCACCCCAGCGCGGCGATCCGCTCGAGCTCGAGCACGTCGTCGGCGCTGGCCGCACCCTCGTGGTGATCGGTCGTCACAGAGGCCTCGTGGGCTGGATGGCCGTGGGTCGGTCGGCTCGAGCCTTCCCGCCGTGGGTGCCGGACGACACGACGCAGGACGCACGTCCGGGGCGTTTCGCATGGTACGTGTGGTGCAGCACAGCTCGGGTGAGCAACACAGCACGGCGTGGTCCGAACAGTTCGGGGGTGTGGGCGAGACGTCGTGCCTGTGCCGACGTCCGGTCCCACCCCCGAAGTACGCGTCCGAAGCTGGTGCAGCGAACTTCACGGTAGCCCCGCCGAGTTCGAGTGGCCCGCGGAGTTCGAGGTGGTGCGCACAGGTCGGTCACAGCGCGACGACTGTCCACCACCCCGAAGTCCGCGTCCGAAGGTGGTGCAGCGAACTTCGAGGTGGTGTCGGCGAGGTCGGGGTGGTGGGATGGTGCGGGTGGGTTGGGTCAACGGTGTCGGGGTGGCTAGGCTGGTGCCACAGGCGTCGACCCGGCCATCACCGGCGAGCCTCCGGAAGAACAGGCGGCGACGCCACAGTAGATCCGGACGGGACCGGCCCGTGACAGCCGGCAACGAAGCGGATCCCGTCACGCGGGATCAAGCGAGGTGGTACCGCGGGCGTCGCGGCGCAGCATCCCCGGCGCATCGTCCTCGCGCACGACCGACAGGGCGACGTGTGCGAGGAGAACGACCCCGATGGTGTACCCCAAGGACGATCCGACGCGTGATGTCTCGGCGGCTGCGAGCTACCCCGAGATCGAACACCGCATCCTGGATCACTGGGCGGCCGACAACACGTTCGAGGCATCCGTACGCCAACGCCCCGCCGGTGAGCACGGCAGCAACGAATACGTCTTCTACGACGGCCCGCCGTTCGCGAACGGCCTCCCCCACTACGGCCACCTGCTGACCGGCTACGTCAAGGACCTGGTGCCGCGCTACAAGACGATGCGCGGCAGCAGGGTCGAGCGCCGCTTCGGTTGGGACTGCCATGGCCTGCCCGCCGAGGTCAAGGCCGAGAAGGACCTGGGCATCAACACCAAGGCCGAGGTCCTCGACCTGGGGATCGCAAGGTTCAACGACATCTGCCGCAGGTCGGTGCTGCAGTACACGCAGGACTGGGAGAGCTACGTCACGCGCCAGGCACGGTGGGTCGACTTCGAGAACGACTACAAGACGCTCGATCTGGACTACATGGAGAGCGTCATGTGGGCCTTCAGGACCCTCTATGACAAGGGGTTGATCTACGAGGGCTTCCGCGTCCTGCCGTACTGCTGGCGGTGCGAGACGCCGCTGAGCAACACCGAGACGCGGATGGACGACGTCTACCGGCCGCGGCAGGACCCAGCGGTGACCGTCGGGGTCACGCTGGACACCGGCGAGCAGGTGCTGGTCTGGACCACGACGCCGTGGACGCTGCCCAGCAACCTCGCGCTGGCGGTCGGTCCCGACATCGACTACGCGGTGGTCGAGCTCGACGGTACCCGCTACATCGTCGGCGAGGCGCGGCTGACCGAGTACGAGCGCGAGCTGGGCGAGGCCGAGACCGTTGGCATGCTCAAGGGCGCCGATCTGGTCGGGCGCACC is a genomic window containing:
- a CDS encoding GNAT family N-acetyltransferase, translated to MTTDHHEGAASADDVLELERIAALGWPGLETKVVDGWLLRAGGGWTGRANAALPLRDAGDDLDAVLRRVARWYRTRDLPPLVQVPLPACTSLRDRLVDRGWVDRWGAVVLTAAIDDVLERTQSRPDLPPVTFGDAPDLAWLDAYHYLGGSLPEVAVDVLRAGAPCFLSVAEGGETISICRIAVTDGWLGITAVEVAQAHRRRGLATNLLVAALGHARAGGATRVYVQTTDDNEATLTLYCRAGFTRHHHYRYHGPPPDVGGGRARSAAHEQAQHVPEQQRQAREQLHRRRDRAVRRVGVQHLAGVVEDGPTRVGDHRHAEPRAQLEPEQDRRHDRDERDDGAPLQEGAEDR